CTTGTCGTTggttttgtaaaaaaggGAGAGTAGATATCTTGAATAGGTAGCACCGTAATAAAAATGCCGTCCAGGTCTTTCATTAGGAGTCCTCCAAATGTTCAATAGCGATTTCCCGCTAGTTTTGTATGAGAATAAAGTTTCCATTTCTTCCTTTGCTTGTTGAACATTACCTAAATGCTCCATGATTTTAGCAATGCGATAAGTTGGTCGATGGTGCCAAGATTGTTTATCCAAAATACGCATCTCTGCTAACGCCTTTAGTATAAATAGTAAAGCATTCCTTTTGTAAATGTTTACGTCTTCGTTTTTGACTTCCAAAAGGCTTCCTGAATCTTTAGGAGGATGTCGGATACGTCGTAAATatgaaagaatttgaaCGATTTCCACTGAACCTTCTATAGCAGCCTTGCTCAAATTGGAAAGTAAGGCATAATGTGGCTCAATAAGCAATGCTTGCTGGGAACCACTACCTGATTTAGTAGGAGCCAACGCAGCAGCAGCCTCAAAATGGACCAAAGCATTCTCCATATCACCACATTTACGGCATGCTTTGCCTAGCATGTACAAAGCTCTCCAATCATTACTTAATTCAGCAGACATGCCAAAATAGTCAGCAGCCAAAGCTATAACTTTTGATACTTCAATTGGCTTCattgataaattataaagacCCGAAGCCCCACTAAAAACACGGGTTTCACTGGGAAGAAAAGCCGCCATCTCTAAAGGAGGTCGAGCGGATGCATAAAGGTTCATagcaaaatcaaaatagaCGTTTGCCTTAAATAATTTGTCCTGAGTGAATGGCAACGATAAGGCCATTAAGTTACAAAGGATGGCTTTTCTCCTATACTCGTTGATGACATCGTCTGCGAGGCAGATTTGCTCTGCACTCCAGCCAAGCTCTTCATCTGctaatgaagaaaatacgGAGGAACAAGTATACCATGAATCTTGTCGACGTGGATTAAGGTACAAgtcaagaagaaaatactTGATGATCACAAGTAAATCGTTAATGCATCTACTACCTTTCAGTCTAGAGCGATAATATCCAAACAGTACTTGAGATTGAGCATAGTAGAGCCCCCTAACACGATCATCCACAACCTTGCTACCAATTTCGCGTAAACCAAGGATGTCATTGGACTTTAGTAACATTTTGGTAAGTTGTGGAGATATATctctttccaaaaattctttaattgcACATTTGTTGAAATAAACGTCAGCATTATTTTCACCAGGAAACCTAATTACCTTACAAATTATTTCTAATGCGTTTTTTTGATCAGAACGAGGCATTACCCAGCCATGCGACCGTTTGACAGCAAAGCCGAGTATGAAAGGTATTATCTTTATGGCATCATTTGAAGTCAAATTAACAGAATCTGACTGATGAGATTGTGGAACATAGTACTCGCTGCCAATAATTAGGTTAAAGCGACAACAAACGCAttgtaaaatttcattttcgttttcCCAAGCATCTAATCGTTGGCATTCAGTTTGAGAGAGTTCTAAAAATGATTGATTAGAGCTCGAACAATAACCTCTAAAGGAATATTGGCTATGTATTGCGGTAAGGATTTGAGGTAATAACTTTTGAGCATCagctttaataaaatcgtAATGAAGTAAATGCGCAAACAGAGTGTAAAATATGCACCAACCACTCATCAAAGAATCTTTTACCGTTTGAGCATAAGAATCAAACTCAGGGTTTGAAGGTTTTGGAATCCTTTGATCCGAAATGTCCTCATCTATTCCAACATAAATAGCAAAAGTGCGCAAGTATATAAGGATAATTCTAATGCAATCAATGACAGTCATCTCGTTACAGGGAGACAATATATCAGGTTGCTCATGTAATTTTTGCCAAATAATCctgaataaatttgaagaaaaattaagcATGCCGAGTAGTTCAGCCTGACGGCGACCGGCATCTTGAATACTGAATGACGAAGAACAAAGCctaattaaaataatttttagcGATTGAAAGGCACACAACAACGAATTATAAGGTCTATGTGCTGAGCTATAAGCCTGATACAGTAAATACCATAAGTGTATTTGAAATTCAGTAGAAgtcttttccaaaaattgagaaataaattttgcttGAGGATCTTCTgcaaatttgttttcagGAGAAAGGACGGgttccaaattttttataacgGCATTAAAGTCCAAGTTTTTGGTATTCATAaataaagtattaaaaaactcAACGGTTTGTAATTTGGAAAGTTCAAAATCGACAACCTGAACGCTCAAATCTGCCATGCATTGACTGTTTAAAAGTTCAAGAGAATCACTGTTTTCTTGCAAAAGACAACGCAACtgtttgaaattttcaactatAGCCTCACTAGAACAACCAGTTAACCGTAACAATAAGTTTCGAGCCCATGAGTTTCTAATTATCAAATGTCTTTGGCTAGAACTTTTACAAGACGGCTGCAATTCGACTACTTGTTCAGTAAGAGATTTCCAACGTAAGCAAcgtaattttttatattccaATGACTCAGTTGGTATTTCAGAAACATTATCGTCTTTTTGATCATTGGAGCTAAACTTGAGCGCTAAAAAGTAATCGTCTAAAAACAGTTCAAAAAGCGATTgtgaaatattaaaaacttcAGGGGTTT
This region of Schizosaccharomyces pombe strain 972h- genome assembly, chromosome: II genomic DNA includes:
- the hip3 gene encoding histone chaperone Hip3 translates to MATFTPLNAASEDLDKEKRTLEIRIEEAVQIYQNALSAQKQGDDNAATKYYDELLNVRILRELPFTVNSNYKKNNALLLLHYLTRKNHGLFLLSKLQSLLSLDPSTDPIPVYRDALLDFAIALACDYNDIELWSFVAELAEKLEMPRIQRFALESSFYTGYEPFDAERVFTNIDDLNPGKLISLQNLYNLLKKLGGIAEPLPQLDLSISSLYTLPSFFPQLPTPSFHRRSINLCPKIKKLQLSHDTLHGFLDLVLYALQINEKKTPTRGFPSTLIIHVHSLNLSTAESHDLESTDSELWSEISDAGPDTNTINTAAKLSEPVYAKDIVPPPSDNLPKPQLLKRPIDDSDVRISKRSRGRDLRTPSESNLFSLIASITSDINEQIQKRFPDATSPFSGESMFREYSSIFEDYHQLLVNFPSEGSIPDLDVSTDSAANGAFSKMILIDLAMHSANRLEHMQVPDGYLLQLLSEVNSLNMVPAELATFFVESMLRPRKLEPPFYLQQCWGKIFKKKFTTICERIESTLHELVKASLQTPEVFNISQSLFELFLDDYFLALKFSSNDQKDDNVSEIPTESLEYKKLRCLRWKSLTEQVVELQPSCKSSSQRHLIIRNSWARNLLLRLTGCSSEAIVENFKQLRCLLQENSDSLELLNSQCMADLSVQVVDFELSKLQTVEFFNTLFMNTKNLDFNAVIKNLEPVLSPENKFAEDPQAKFISQFLEKTSTEFQIHLWYLLYQAYSSAHRPYNSLLCAFQSLKIILIRLCSSSFSIQDAGRRQAELLGMLNFSSNLFRIIWQKLHEQPDILSPCNEMTVIDCIRIILIYLRTFAIYVGIDEDISDQRIPKPSNPEFDSYAQTVKDSLMSGWCIFYTLFAHLLHYDFIKADAQKLLPQILTAIHSQYSFRGYCSSSNQSFLELSQTECQRLDAWENENEILQCVCCRFNLIIGSEYYVPQSHQSDSVNLTSNDAIKIIPFILGFAVKRSHGWVMPRSDQKNALEIICKVIRFPGENNADVYFNKCAIKEFLERDISPQLTKMLLKSNDILGLREIGSKVVDDRVRGLYYAQSQVLFGYYRSRLKGSRCINDLLVIIKYFLLDLYLNPRRQDSWYTCSSVFSSLADEELGWSAEQICLADDVINEYRRKAILCNLMALSLPFTQDKLFKANVYFDFAMNLYASARPPLEMAAFLPSETRVFSGASGLYNLSMKPIEVSKVIALAADYFGMSAELSNDWRALYMLGKACRKCGDMENALVHFEAAAALAPTKSGSGSQQALLIEPHYALLSNLSKAAIEGSVEIVQILSYLRRIRHPPKDSGSLLEVKNEDVNIYKRNALLFILKALAEMRILDKQSWHHRPTYRIAKIMEHLGNVQQAKEEMETLFSYKTSGKSLLNIWRTPNERPGRHFYYGATYSRYLLSLFYKTNDKVNFLQFLKRFRRSSSTIYEHRQIWLDIMIKYLEDLRLQHSVKETQINDLPLVEFKYVYKEISLLDEQKLSLLHQVYEIRKLNNGLYPTIKVDDFLIDCFMSLYNEVKSSISPLDANIPNSPSTITAKPLNDEKAINNENSVKQKTVITRKDVVSKVLALFRPHRETYYRETQNKILQKLASTSSSLVRSFTEDSSQAGESPGIHEEIQ